From a region of the Mycolicibacterium sp. MU0050 genome:
- a CDS encoding bifunctional nitrate reductase/sulfite reductase flavoprotein subunit alpha: MTTTRTACSYCGVGCGISVQTRPDAATGLPVIARVSGDRLHPANLGRLCTKGATHAELMAATEGRLTSALLRPVRDAEPVAVDVEVAVAEAGTRLRAIVDEHGPDAVALYVSGQMSMEAQYLATKLAKGFLRTVHIESNSRLCMASAGTGFKQSLGSDGPPGSYADFDAADLFLVIGANMADCHPILYLRMLDRVKAGAKLIVVDPRRTATADHADLYLPIRPGTDLALLNGLLHLLAENGDIDGDFIAEHTQGWAAMPAFLADYSPRRVAEITGLDEADIRTAAALIGAAGDWMTCWTMGLNQSTHGTWNTNAICNLHLATGAICRTGSGPMSLTGQPNAMGGREMGYMGPGLPGQRSVLSAADRTFVEAQWDIDPGSIPSDVGPGTIELFRQLRTGDIKAVWIICTNPVATVPNRATVIEGLRAAELVITQDAYAETATNRYADIMLPAALWAESDAVMVNSERNLTLLQQSVPAVGQARPDWELICGVAQHLGFGAHFEYKSSEQIFDEIRRFHNPATGYDLRGASYERLRETPLQWPCPPEIGPDGGPGDLADRHPIRYLNDGVSQDLFVDADGRRPRLAFATATRRAVFHPRPHLPVAELPDDEYPLVLNTGRLQHQWHTMTKTGRVATLNKLNGAPFVEIHPDDAAALGVAGGATVAVVSRRGRAVLPAVLTDRVGPGNLWAPFHWDDADGRARNINAVTNDAVDPESLQPELKFCAVRLELVAPPPAAVEEPTAAAGTGPLVLWASQTGNAEELARVLGGRLGTARLRTLDQTALSDLTDAGEVAIVTSTFGDGDPPDNGADFWARLAAAAAPSLAGVRFAVLGLGDRAYADFCGYAKSLDRRLAELGATRLFERAEHEVHDEEQLSAWADKVVELMAVSPAPGSPVRPAPSGPAPFTRSRPVAASLCRNVRLTPATAAKEVRQFGFDLSAHDVEYSAGDSLGVYVANHAAAVDEWLAATGLSGSATVVVDGAETELRHALTTYYDICKVTPNLLDFVAEHNPDRAVAKRLRRREALEKWLVDRNGLDVVREFPVRADAAQWQDVLVRLTPRQYSISSSPLVSPREVQLTVSTLRYRTPEGARRGGVASTYLADLPLGTDVDVFLQRSPHFRPPSESATPMIMVGPGTGIAPFRGFLQERRTLGHTGGNWLFFGDQHREQNFYYRAELEDMAADGFLTRLDVAFSRDQAKRVYVQHRMRAAGAALWRWLADGAHFYVCGDAARMAHDVDAALTDIIRTHGGMSSDAARDYKRELIAEKRYLRDVY; encoded by the coding sequence ATGACGACGACGCGCACCGCGTGTTCGTACTGCGGTGTCGGGTGCGGGATCTCGGTGCAGACCCGCCCCGACGCTGCGACCGGGCTGCCGGTGATCGCCCGGGTCTCCGGCGACAGGCTGCATCCGGCCAACTTAGGCCGGTTGTGCACCAAGGGTGCCACGCACGCGGAGCTGATGGCGGCCACCGAGGGCCGACTGACCTCGGCCTTGCTGCGTCCGGTGCGCGACGCCGAACCGGTCGCGGTCGACGTCGAGGTCGCAGTGGCCGAGGCCGGCACGCGGCTGCGCGCGATCGTCGACGAGCACGGGCCCGACGCGGTGGCGCTCTACGTCTCGGGCCAGATGTCGATGGAGGCCCAGTACCTGGCGACCAAGCTGGCCAAGGGGTTCCTGCGCACGGTGCACATCGAATCCAACTCGCGGCTGTGCATGGCAAGTGCCGGAACGGGTTTCAAGCAATCGCTGGGCTCCGACGGCCCGCCGGGATCCTACGCCGACTTCGACGCCGCCGACCTGTTCCTGGTGATCGGTGCGAACATGGCCGATTGTCATCCGATCCTGTATCTGCGAATGCTCGACCGGGTGAAGGCCGGCGCCAAGCTGATCGTGGTGGACCCGCGGCGCACCGCCACCGCCGACCATGCCGACCTGTACCTGCCGATCCGTCCCGGAACCGACCTGGCGCTGCTCAATGGCCTGCTGCACCTACTGGCCGAAAATGGGGACATCGATGGGGATTTCATTGCCGAGCACACGCAGGGCTGGGCGGCCATGCCGGCGTTCCTCGCTGACTATTCACCCCGGCGGGTCGCTGAGATCACCGGGCTGGACGAGGCCGACATCCGCACCGCCGCCGCCCTGATCGGGGCGGCGGGGGACTGGATGACGTGCTGGACGATGGGGCTCAACCAGAGCACCCACGGCACCTGGAACACCAACGCCATCTGCAACCTGCACCTGGCCACCGGCGCGATCTGCCGCACCGGTTCCGGCCCGATGTCGCTGACGGGACAACCGAATGCCATGGGCGGCCGCGAAATGGGCTACATGGGGCCGGGTCTGCCGGGGCAGCGCTCCGTGCTGTCGGCCGCCGACCGGACGTTCGTCGAGGCGCAGTGGGACATCGATCCGGGGAGCATCCCCAGCGACGTCGGACCGGGCACCATCGAGCTGTTCCGGCAGCTGCGCACCGGTGACATCAAGGCGGTGTGGATCATCTGCACCAATCCGGTTGCCACCGTGCCCAACCGGGCCACGGTGATCGAGGGCCTGCGGGCCGCCGAGTTGGTGATCACCCAGGACGCCTACGCCGAGACCGCGACCAACCGCTACGCCGACATCATGCTGCCGGCCGCGTTGTGGGCCGAATCTGATGCGGTGATGGTCAACTCCGAGCGCAACCTCACGCTGCTTCAGCAGAGCGTGCCGGCCGTGGGGCAGGCCCGGCCGGACTGGGAACTGATCTGCGGGGTGGCCCAACATCTGGGCTTCGGCGCGCACTTCGAGTACAAGTCCAGCGAGCAGATCTTCGATGAGATCCGCCGATTCCACAATCCGGCAACGGGATACGACCTGCGCGGCGCGAGCTACGAGCGGCTGCGCGAGACCCCGCTGCAGTGGCCGTGCCCACCGGAGATCGGCCCGGACGGTGGCCCCGGTGACCTGGCCGACCGCCACCCGATCCGCTACCTCAACGACGGCGTCTCGCAGGACCTGTTCGTCGACGCCGACGGGCGGCGGCCCCGGCTGGCCTTCGCCACCGCCACCCGCCGCGCCGTGTTCCACCCGCGGCCGCACCTGCCGGTGGCCGAACTGCCCGACGACGAGTACCCGCTGGTTCTCAACACCGGTCGGCTGCAACATCAATGGCACACCATGACCAAGACCGGGAGGGTGGCCACGTTGAACAAACTCAACGGCGCCCCGTTCGTGGAGATCCATCCCGACGACGCCGCGGCCCTGGGCGTCGCCGGCGGCGCCACGGTGGCGGTCGTGTCGCGGCGCGGGCGGGCCGTGCTGCCGGCCGTGCTGACCGACCGGGTAGGCCCGGGGAACCTGTGGGCGCCGTTCCACTGGGACGACGCCGACGGCCGCGCACGCAACATCAACGCGGTCACCAACGACGCCGTCGACCCCGAGTCGCTGCAGCCGGAGCTCAAGTTCTGCGCGGTGCGTCTGGAGTTGGTCGCGCCGCCACCCGCAGCCGTCGAGGAGCCGACCGCGGCCGCCGGGACCGGGCCGCTGGTGCTGTGGGCCTCGCAGACCGGCAACGCCGAAGAGCTGGCTCGGGTCCTCGGCGGCCGGCTCGGCACGGCGCGGCTGCGCACGCTGGATCAGACCGCGCTGTCCGATCTCACCGACGCCGGCGAGGTGGCCATCGTCACCAGCACCTTCGGCGACGGAGACCCGCCCGACAACGGCGCGGACTTCTGGGCCCGGCTCGCCGCCGCCGCGGCGCCCTCGCTGGCGGGGGTCCGCTTCGCGGTGCTCGGCCTCGGTGATCGCGCCTACGCCGACTTCTGCGGGTACGCAAAGTCGTTGGATCGCCGGCTCGCCGAGCTCGGGGCGACCCGGTTGTTCGAGCGCGCCGAGCACGAGGTGCACGACGAGGAACAGCTGAGCGCATGGGCCGACAAAGTCGTCGAGCTGATGGCGGTTTCACCTGCGCCGGGATCACCGGTCCGGCCCGCACCCAGCGGGCCGGCGCCGTTCACCCGCAGCCGGCCGGTCGCGGCGTCGCTGTGCCGCAACGTGCGGCTCACCCCGGCCACCGCGGCCAAGGAGGTCCGCCAGTTCGGCTTCGACCTCAGCGCCCACGACGTCGAGTACTCGGCGGGTGATTCGCTGGGCGTCTACGTCGCCAACCACGCTGCCGCGGTGGACGAATGGCTCGCCGCCACCGGGCTTTCCGGTTCGGCGACGGTCGTCGTCGACGGCGCGGAAACCGAGTTGCGGCACGCGCTGACCACCTACTACGACATCTGCAAGGTGACGCCGAACCTGCTCGACTTCGTCGCCGAGCACAACCCGGACCGCGCGGTGGCCAAGCGGTTGCGCCGTCGGGAGGCCCTGGAGAAATGGCTGGTCGACCGCAACGGCCTCGACGTGGTCCGGGAGTTCCCGGTGCGCGCCGACGCCGCGCAATGGCAGGACGTGCTGGTGCGGCTGACCCCGCGGCAGTACTCGATCTCGTCGAGCCCGTTGGTCAGTCCGCGCGAGGTGCAGCTGACGGTCTCGACGCTGCGGTACCGCACCCCCGAGGGGGCGCGCCGCGGAGGGGTGGCGTCGACGTATCTGGCCGACCTGCCGCTCGGCACCGACGTAGACGTCTTCCTACAGCGCTCACCGCATTTCCGGCCGCCCAGCGAGTCGGCCACCCCGATGATCATGGTGGGGCCGGGCACCGGTATCGCCCCGTTCCGGGGATTCCTGCAGGAGCGCCGCACGCTCGGCCACACGGGCGGCAACTGGCTGTTCTTCGGCGATCAGCACCGCGAGCAGAACTTCTACTACCGTGCCGAGCTCGAGGACATGGCAGCCGACGGCTTCCTCACCCGCCTCGACGTGGCGTTCTCGCGTGACCAGGCGAAGCGGGTGTACGTCCAGCACCGGATGCGGGCCGCCGGCGCCGCGCTGTGGCGCTGGCTCGCCGACGGCGCTCATTTCTACGTGTGCGGCGACGCCGCCCGGATGGCCCACGACGTCGACGCGGCCCTGACCGACATCATCCGCACCCACGGCGGCATGAGTTCCGACGCCGCCCGGGACTACAAGCGCGAGCTCATCGCCGAGAAGCGGTACCTGCGCGACGTGTACTGA
- a CDS encoding DUF1254 domain-containing protein, with the protein MGERTELSMVMKWMGRRAKAAAAVASMLALVATAACSSGDGQRETGTSPGMETGDVDLAAAVQAYVYTYPLVSVEVTRRQSTNVAAPAPGAAPMNQLAHLAFLPDASFTGVVRPNVDTLYTSMFFDVSEEPLIVGVPPMGERYHLFPLLDMWTNIDAAPGTRTIEDAGAGYEFAIVGPDWEGDLPAGVHEYRPATDAGWMIGRIQVDGPEDVPAVVDLQNAMTVVPLSAYGTAYQPPTSTDLRQDWPVDQEVARHIHDLTPQQYWDVYYSALSHDQPRPGDQAVLDQLAAIGWSPAERLDLAALPADTRAVWEQAWPEALRQIEIDLGSEEVNGWRIARTDMGDYGTNYAARAVVAHGGLGANLPADAVYPAGRVDAAGDQLNGDNAYVLRFAADEVPPVRAFWSLTLYDERGFFVDNPADRYALRGERLTANPDGSVDIYVQSQSPGPDKEANWLPAPDSGDFNLMLRLYWPEAPIVDGDWNPPTVVRQG; encoded by the coding sequence GTGGGTGAACGGACGGAGCTCTCGATGGTGATGAAGTGGATGGGTCGGCGCGCGAAGGCCGCCGCAGCGGTCGCGTCGATGCTCGCGTTGGTGGCCACGGCCGCCTGTTCGTCGGGCGACGGTCAGCGGGAAACCGGTACGTCCCCCGGCATGGAGACGGGCGATGTGGACCTGGCCGCCGCGGTGCAGGCCTACGTGTACACCTATCCGCTGGTCTCGGTCGAGGTGACGCGGCGGCAGTCCACCAACGTCGCGGCCCCGGCACCCGGCGCGGCGCCGATGAATCAGCTTGCGCACCTGGCGTTCCTGCCGGATGCGTCGTTCACCGGTGTGGTCCGGCCGAACGTCGACACCCTCTACACGTCGATGTTCTTCGACGTGTCGGAAGAACCGCTGATCGTCGGGGTGCCCCCGATGGGGGAGCGCTACCACCTGTTTCCACTGCTGGACATGTGGACCAACATCGACGCCGCCCCGGGCACCCGGACCATCGAGGATGCCGGCGCCGGTTACGAGTTCGCGATCGTCGGACCGGACTGGGAGGGTGATCTGCCCGCGGGGGTGCACGAGTACCGGCCGGCCACCGATGCGGGCTGGATGATCGGGCGGATCCAGGTCGACGGACCCGAGGACGTGCCCGCGGTGGTCGACCTGCAGAACGCGATGACCGTCGTCCCGCTGAGCGCGTACGGGACCGCCTACCAGCCGCCCACCAGCACCGATCTGCGCCAGGATTGGCCGGTGGATCAGGAGGTCGCCCGCCACATCCACGACCTGACCCCGCAGCAGTACTGGGATGTGTACTACTCCGCGCTGTCCCACGACCAGCCCCGCCCGGGCGATCAAGCCGTCCTGGACCAACTGGCCGCGATCGGCTGGAGCCCCGCCGAGAGGCTGGATCTGGCCGCGCTGCCCGCCGACACGCGGGCCGTCTGGGAACAAGCCTGGCCCGAGGCGCTGCGCCAGATCGAAATCGATCTGGGCAGCGAGGAAGTCAACGGCTGGCGGATCGCCCGCACCGACATGGGCGATTACGGCACCAATTACGCCGCGCGCGCCGTGGTGGCCCACGGTGGGTTGGGCGCCAACCTGCCGGCCGACGCCGTCTACCCCGCGGGCCGGGTCGACGCCGCCGGCGACCAGCTCAACGGCGATAACGCCTATGTGCTGCGGTTCGCCGCCGACGAGGTGCCGCCGGTGCGGGCGTTCTGGTCGCTGACGCTCTACGACGAGCGCGGGTTCTTTGTCGACAATCCGGCGGACCGCTACGCGCTGCGGGGTGAGCGCCTGACCGCCAACCCCGATGGCTCGGTGGACATCTACGTGCAGAGCCAGAGCCCGGGCCCGGACAAGGAAGCCAACTGGTTGCCCGCCCCGGACAGCGGTGACTTCAACCTGATGTTGCGGCTGTACTGGCCGGAGGCGCCGATCGTCGACGGCGACTGGAATCCGCCGACGGTCGTCCGCCAGGGGTGA
- a CDS encoding M20/M25/M40 family metallo-hydrolase, whose amino-acid sequence MTSALRAVDEVVDLVSTLIRFDTSNTGVPETTKGEAECARWVVEQLEAVGYECEYLESGAPGRANVFTRLPGADPSRGALLLHGHLDVVPAEAADWSVHPFSGAVEDGYVWGRGAIDMKNMVGMMIAVARHFKRAGIVPPRDLVFAFVADEEAGGNYGCKWLVDNRPDLFEGITEAVGEVGGFSLTVPRADGGERRLYLIETAEKGMLWMRLSARSRAGHGSMVHDDNAVTAVAEAVAKLGRHQFPIVVHDAVAEFLAAVSEETGYTFDPDSPDLDGTIAKLGPISRIIGATLRDTANPTMLKAGYKANVIPATAEAVLDCRVVPGRQAAFEREVDEIIGPDVVREWITELPSYATTFDGDLVDAMNASLLAVDPTARTVPYMLSGGTDAKHFARLGIRCFGFVPLRLPPELDFSALFHGVDERVPVDALTFGTEVLEHFLKNC is encoded by the coding sequence GTGACCTCTGCTCTGCGCGCCGTCGACGAGGTGGTGGACCTCGTCAGCACCCTGATCAGGTTCGACACGTCCAACACCGGGGTGCCCGAGACCACCAAGGGTGAGGCCGAGTGTGCGCGCTGGGTGGTCGAGCAGCTCGAGGCGGTCGGATACGAGTGCGAATACCTCGAGTCGGGGGCGCCCGGCCGGGCCAACGTGTTCACCCGGCTGCCCGGCGCCGACCCTTCCCGCGGCGCGCTGTTGCTGCACGGACATCTCGACGTCGTCCCGGCCGAGGCCGCCGACTGGAGCGTGCACCCGTTCTCCGGTGCCGTCGAGGACGGCTATGTCTGGGGCCGCGGCGCCATCGACATGAAGAACATGGTCGGCATGATGATCGCCGTCGCGCGGCACTTCAAGCGCGCCGGCATCGTGCCACCGCGCGACCTGGTGTTCGCCTTCGTCGCCGACGAGGAGGCCGGCGGCAACTACGGCTGTAAGTGGCTCGTGGACAACCGGCCCGACCTGTTCGAGGGCATCACCGAGGCCGTCGGCGAGGTGGGCGGTTTCTCGTTGACCGTCCCGCGCGCCGACGGCGGCGAGCGGCGGCTGTACCTGATCGAGACCGCCGAGAAGGGCATGCTGTGGATGCGGCTGTCGGCCCGCAGCCGCGCCGGGCACGGCTCGATGGTGCACGACGACAACGCGGTGACCGCGGTGGCCGAGGCGGTGGCCAAGCTGGGCCGGCATCAGTTCCCCATCGTGGTGCACGACGCGGTGGCCGAGTTCCTGGCCGCGGTCAGCGAGGAGACCGGTTACACCTTCGATCCCGACTCACCGGATCTGGACGGCACCATCGCCAAGCTGGGGCCCATCTCCCGGATCATCGGGGCCACCCTGCGGGACACGGCGAACCCCACCATGCTCAAGGCCGGCTACAAGGCCAACGTGATCCCGGCGACCGCGGAGGCGGTGCTCGACTGCCGGGTGGTGCCCGGCCGGCAGGCCGCGTTCGAGCGCGAGGTCGACGAGATCATCGGCCCAGACGTGGTGCGCGAGTGGATCACCGAACTGCCCTCGTATGCGACGACTTTCGACGGTGATCTGGTGGACGCGATGAACGCGTCGCTGCTGGCGGTCGACCCCACCGCGCGCACGGTGCCCTACATGCTCTCCGGCGGCACCGACGCCAAGCACTTCGCCCGGCTGGGCATCCGCTGCTTCGGCTTCGTCCCGCTGCGACTGCCGCCCGAACTCGACTTCTCGGCGTTGTTCCACGGCGTCGACGAGCGGGTGCCCGTCGACGCGCTCACGTTCGGCACCGAGGTGCTCGAACACTTTTTGAAGAACTGCTAG
- a CDS encoding YbhB/YbcL family Raf kinase inhibitor-like protein encodes MAFPYDPYDHLPKLPGFTLTSSSVTDGQPLDNAQVSGLMGAGGEDVSPQLSWSGFPEETRSFAVTVYDPDAPTASGFWHWAVANLPGTVTELPAGIGDGSELPGSALTLANDAGLRRYVGAAPPAGHGVHRYFIAVHALQVEKLEIDENATPAYLGFNLFMNAIARAVIHGTYEQK; translated from the coding sequence ATGGCTTTCCCCTACGACCCTTACGATCACCTGCCCAAGCTGCCCGGCTTCACGCTGACCTCGTCTTCGGTGACCGACGGCCAGCCGCTGGACAACGCTCAGGTCAGCGGCCTGATGGGGGCCGGCGGCGAGGATGTCTCCCCGCAGCTGAGCTGGTCGGGCTTCCCGGAGGAGACCCGCAGCTTCGCGGTGACCGTCTACGACCCGGACGCGCCGACGGCCTCGGGATTCTGGCACTGGGCCGTCGCCAACCTGCCCGGCACCGTCACCGAGTTGCCCGCCGGCATCGGTGACGGCAGCGAATTGCCCGGCAGCGCACTGACGTTGGCCAACGACGCCGGCCTGCGCCGCTACGTGGGCGCGGCCCCGCCGGCCGGTCACGGTGTGCACCGCTACTTCATCGCCGTGCACGCGCTGCAGGTGGAGAAGCTCGAGATCGACGAGAACGCCACGCCGGCCTACCTGGGCTTCAACCTGTTCATGAACGCCATCGCCCGCGCCGTCATCCACGGCACCTACGAGCAGAAGTAG
- a CDS encoding quinone-dependent dihydroorotate dehydrogenase, with the protein MYELVRRGLFAVPAERIHTVVFGALRTATAWGPPRRRLQAVLGPQDPILASTVFGVRFPGPLGLAAGFDKNGTGLHAWGALGFGYAEVGTVTAQAQPGNPQPRLFRLPEDRALLNRMGFNNHGAGELALQLARHRPEVPIGVNIGKSKVTPPERAVDDYRASARLLGSLASYLVVNVSSPNTPGLRDLQAVQSLRPILQAVLEETSTPVLLKIAPDLSDSDIDEIADLAVELGLAGIVATNTTVSRDGLRTPGVDAMGAGGVSGPPVARRALEVLRRLHARAGSQLVLISVGGIETADDAWERITAGAALLQGYTGFIYGGGLWAKNIHDGLAQRLHAGGFGSLSEAVGSAAR; encoded by the coding sequence ATGTACGAATTGGTGCGACGGGGGCTGTTCGCCGTGCCCGCCGAACGGATCCACACCGTGGTCTTCGGTGCGCTGCGCACCGCGACTGCGTGGGGGCCGCCGCGGCGCCGGCTGCAGGCCGTGCTGGGCCCGCAGGACCCGATCCTGGCCAGCACCGTGTTCGGGGTGCGCTTCCCGGGGCCGCTGGGGCTGGCCGCGGGTTTCGACAAGAACGGCACCGGCCTGCACGCCTGGGGTGCGCTCGGATTCGGCTACGCCGAGGTGGGCACCGTCACCGCGCAGGCCCAGCCCGGCAACCCGCAGCCGCGGCTGTTCCGACTGCCGGAAGACCGCGCGCTGCTCAACCGCATGGGCTTCAACAACCACGGCGCCGGCGAGTTGGCGCTGCAGCTGGCGCGACATCGGCCCGAGGTGCCGATCGGGGTCAACATCGGCAAGTCGAAAGTGACCCCACCCGAACGGGCGGTCGACGACTACCGGGCCAGCGCGCGTCTGCTCGGTTCGCTGGCGAGCTATCTGGTGGTCAACGTCAGCTCGCCGAACACCCCGGGGCTGCGCGATCTGCAGGCCGTGCAGTCGCTGCGTCCCATCCTGCAGGCGGTGCTCGAGGAGACGTCCACCCCGGTTCTGCTCAAGATCGCCCCGGATCTGTCGGATTCCGACATCGACGAGATCGCTGATCTGGCAGTGGAATTGGGCTTGGCCGGCATTGTCGCCACCAACACCACGGTGTCCCGCGATGGCCTGCGGACCCCCGGTGTCGACGCAATGGGCGCCGGCGGGGTGTCCGGGCCGCCGGTGGCCCGCCGGGCGCTGGAGGTGCTGCGCCGCCTGCACGCCCGCGCCGGATCGCAACTGGTGCTGATCAGCGTCGGGGGCATCGAAACCGCCGACGACGCCTGGGAGCGCATCACGGCCGGGGCCGCCCTGCTGCAGGGTTACACCGGCTTCATCTACGGCGGCGGCCTGTGGGCCAAGAACATTCACGACGGGCTGGCGCAGCGCCTGCACGCCGGCGGGTTCGGCTCGCTGAGCGAAGCGGTGGGCTCGGCCGCGCGCTAG
- a CDS encoding DUF5703 family protein yields the protein MTSRAARTRLPLGWDVDLSDDYEWIPLRLPPDVTRLTASTRLSIEAEYRGWELTKVRLYTDGSRRVLLRRKKSRVQNPHVDPIPGL from the coding sequence GTGACGAGCCGCGCGGCGCGCACGCGGTTGCCGCTGGGTTGGGACGTGGACCTGTCCGACGACTACGAGTGGATCCCGCTGCGGCTGCCCCCGGACGTCACGCGGCTGACCGCGTCCACCCGGCTGTCGATCGAGGCCGAGTACCGCGGCTGGGAGCTCACCAAGGTCCGGCTGTACACCGACGGGAGCCGCCGGGTCCTGTTGCGACGCAAGAAATCTCGCGTGCAGAATCCGCACGTCGATCCGATCCCGGGGCTGTGA
- a CDS encoding undecaprenyl-diphosphate phosphatase, translated as MSWLQVVVLSVVQGLTEFLPVSSSGHLAITSRLFFSDDAGASFTAVSQLGTEAAVLLYFAKDIARIVRAWFAGLFDRTRRDNVDYRMGWFVIIGTIPICVLGLLFKDEIRTGARNLWLVASALIVFALVIAVAEYVGRQTRHVEKLTWRDAVIVGLAQCLALVPGVSRSGATISAGLFLGLDRALAARFGFLLAIPAVFASGLFSLPDAFAPVSDGMSATGPQLLVSVLIAFVVGFAAVAWLLRFLERHSMYWFVGYRVVLGAVVMILLGTGVMSAT; from the coding sequence ATGTCCTGGCTGCAGGTGGTGGTGCTGTCGGTCGTGCAGGGCCTCACCGAGTTCCTGCCGGTCTCGTCGTCCGGGCACCTGGCGATCACCTCGCGGCTGTTCTTCTCCGACGACGCCGGGGCCTCGTTCACAGCGGTGTCGCAGCTCGGTACCGAGGCCGCGGTCCTGCTGTACTTCGCCAAGGACATCGCCCGGATCGTGCGGGCGTGGTTCGCGGGCCTGTTCGACCGGACCCGCCGGGACAACGTCGACTACCGGATGGGCTGGTTCGTCATCATCGGCACCATCCCGATCTGCGTACTGGGCCTGCTGTTCAAGGACGAGATCCGCACCGGGGCGCGCAATCTGTGGCTGGTGGCCTCGGCGCTGATCGTGTTCGCGCTGGTCATCGCCGTCGCCGAGTATGTCGGCCGGCAGACCCGCCACGTGGAAAAGCTGACCTGGCGCGACGCGGTCATCGTCGGGTTGGCGCAGTGTCTGGCGCTGGTGCCCGGGGTGTCCCGCTCCGGCGCGACCATCAGCGCGGGGCTGTTCCTGGGACTGGACCGGGCCCTGGCGGCCCGGTTCGGTTTCCTGCTGGCCATCCCCGCGGTGTTCGCCTCGGGGCTGTTCTCGCTGCCGGACGCCTTCGCCCCGGTCAGCGACGGGATGAGCGCGACGGGACCGCAGTTGCTGGTGTCGGTGCTCATCGCCTTCGTCGTCGGGTTCGCCGCGGTGGCCTGGCTGCTGCGGTTCTTGGAACGGCACAGCATGTACTGGTTCGTCGGCTACCGCGTGGTGCTCGGCGCCGTGGTGATGATCCTTCTCGGAACTGGAGTGATGAGCGCAACATGA
- a CDS encoding histidine phosphatase family protein: protein MTVILLRHGRSTSNTAHTLAGRSAGVDLDDKGRQQAEGLVERLAALPIKAVVRSPLLRCERTVEPLAAALSLTPTVDERISEVDYGAWTGRAIGELVKEPLWTVVQQQPSAAIFPDGEGLAEVQSRAVAAVREHDRRLAEEHGGDALWVACTHGDVIKAVLADALGLHLDGFQRITADPASCSVIRYTAVRPFVVHVNHTGAALANVLSAAPAAETNGENPAAGDAVVGGSTD, encoded by the coding sequence ATGACCGTGATCCTGCTGCGGCACGGCCGCTCCACCTCGAACACCGCGCACACCCTCGCGGGCCGCAGCGCCGGCGTCGACCTCGACGACAAGGGCCGCCAGCAGGCCGAGGGCCTCGTCGAGCGGTTGGCGGCGCTGCCGATCAAGGCGGTGGTGCGCTCGCCGCTCCTGCGCTGCGAGCGCACCGTGGAGCCGTTAGCCGCGGCGCTGTCGCTGACCCCGACGGTCGATGAACGCATCAGCGAGGTCGATTACGGCGCCTGGACCGGGCGGGCCATCGGCGAGCTGGTCAAGGAGCCGCTCTGGACGGTGGTCCAGCAGCAGCCCAGCGCGGCGATCTTCCCCGACGGTGAGGGGCTGGCCGAGGTCCAGTCCCGCGCGGTCGCCGCGGTCCGCGAACACGACCGACGGCTGGCCGAGGAGCACGGCGGCGACGCGCTGTGGGTGGCCTGCACGCACGGCGACGTCATCAAGGCCGTCCTCGCCGACGCGCTGGGCCTGCACCTCGACGGCTTTCAGCGCATCACCGCCGACCCCGCGTCGTGCAGCGTGATCCGCTACACCGCGGTGCGGCCGTTCGTCGTCCACGTCAACCACACCGGGGCGGCGCTCGCCAACGTGCTGAGCGCCGCGCCGGCCGCCGAAACCAACGGTGAGAACCCGGCTGCGGGCGACGCCGTTGTCGGCGGCTCGACCGACTGA
- a CDS encoding DUF3090 domain-containing protein — protein sequence MARAIHVFRTPDRFVAGTVGQPGNRTFYLQAVHDNRVVSVVLEKQQVEVLADRIGALLVEINRRFGTPLPPESADVEDLSPLVTPVDAEFRVGTMGLGWDSEAQTVVVELLAVTDTEFDASVVLDDAEEGPDAVRVFLSPESARQFANRSQRVISAGRPPCPLCEEPLDADGHICVRTNGYRRAELFGSDDDPQP from the coding sequence ATGGCCCGCGCAATTCACGTCTTCCGAACCCCCGACCGCTTTGTGGCCGGGACCGTCGGCCAGCCCGGAAATCGGACCTTCTACCTGCAAGCCGTCCACGACAACCGCGTGGTCTCCGTGGTGTTGGAGAAGCAGCAGGTCGAGGTGCTCGCCGACCGGATCGGCGCGCTGCTGGTGGAGATCAACCGCCGCTTCGGGACGCCGCTGCCGCCGGAGTCCGCCGACGTCGAGGACCTCAGTCCGCTGGTGACCCCGGTGGACGCCGAGTTCCGGGTCGGCACCATGGGGCTGGGCTGGGATTCCGAGGCGCAGACCGTGGTGGTGGAGCTGCTGGCGGTCACCGACACCGAGTTCGACGCCTCGGTGGTCCTCGACGACGCCGAGGAGGGCCCCGACGCGGTGCGGGTGTTCCTCAGCCCGGAGTCCGCGCGGCAGTTCGCCAACCGCTCCCAGCGGGTGATCTCGGCGGGGCGGCCGCCGTGCCCGCTGTGCGAGGAACCGCTGGACGCCGACGGTCACATCTGTGTGCGCACCAACGGCTACCGGCGCGCCGAACTGTTCGGGTCTGACGATGACCCACAACCCTGA